In Massilistercora timonensis, the following are encoded in one genomic region:
- a CDS encoding sugar transporter, whose product MSITAETAKAHASDPAVLCCRAEEGITIEPANLEDPAIFDELVDSGLLSLDGCLTIAQVLGATLTKTSDSLSPLTPDNVSGFKDAAEVAAEENAEEETAPSAPVADIQVEGAVTTIRGGKVVISIKEGKDIYLELPI is encoded by the coding sequence ATGTCAATTACTGCTGAAACTGCGAAAGCCCATGCAAGCGACCCTGCGGTGCTTTGCTGCCGGGCGGAAGAGGGGATCACCATCGAGCCGGCGAATCTGGAAGATCCGGCAATCTTTGATGAACTGGTGGATTCCGGACTGCTTTCTCTGGACGGCTGTCTCACTATCGCCCAGGTACTGGGCGCTACCCTTACCAAGACCAGCGATTCCCTCTCCCCGCTGACTCCGGACAATGTCTCCGGCTTTAAGGACGCGGCGGAGGTTGCCGCTGAGGAAAATGCGGAAGAAGAGACCGCGCCGTCTGCTCCTGTGGCAGACATTCAGGTGGAGGGCGCTGTTACCACCATCCGCGGCGGCAAGGTAGTCATCTCCATCAAGGAGGGAAAGGACATCTACCTGGAACTGCCCATCTAA
- a CDS encoding ABC transporter ATP-binding protein codes for MEELIRVENICKIYHPGDNEVRALDGVNLTIGAGELVAVVGHSGSGKSTLMNILGCLDVPTGGKYYLNGSDVSCLSDNELSDIRNRQIGFVFQGFNLIHNLDAIGNVELPLIYRGIDRRSRREAARRALELVGLEERLRHKPSEMSGGQQQRVAVARAIAARPPLILADEPTGNLDSRTSGEIMEILKGLHRAGRTVVIITHDLDIAAQARRVICIRDGQIEREYENRQQ; via the coding sequence ATGGAAGAGTTGATACGAGTGGAGAATATCTGCAAAATCTATCATCCGGGAGATAATGAGGTTCGGGCGCTGGATGGTGTAAATCTTACCATAGGGGCCGGGGAACTGGTAGCAGTGGTAGGGCATTCAGGATCCGGGAAATCTACGCTGATGAATATCCTGGGGTGTCTTGATGTGCCGACGGGCGGGAAATACTATCTCAATGGAAGCGATGTTTCCTGTCTGTCGGACAATGAGCTTTCAGATATCCGTAATCGCCAGATTGGTTTTGTCTTTCAGGGGTTTAACCTGATTCATAATCTGGATGCAATAGGGAATGTGGAACTTCCTCTGATCTATCGGGGTATAGATCGCCGCAGCCGGCGTGAAGCGGCCAGAAGGGCGCTGGAGTTGGTGGGGCTCGAAGAGCGTCTGCGGCATAAGCCTTCGGAGATGTCCGGAGGGCAGCAGCAGAGGGTGGCGGTGGCAAGAGCGATCGCGGCCCGTCCTCCGCTGATCCTGGCGGACGAACCTACTGGGAACCTGGATTCCCGAACCTCCGGGGAGATCATGGAGATTTTGAAGGGCTTGCACCGAGCTGGCCGAACGGTAGTGATCATCACCCATGATCTGGATATCGCGGCCCAGGCGCGCCGGGTGATCTGCATCCGGGACGGGCAGATTGAGCGGGAATATGAGAACAGACAGCAGTAA
- a CDS encoding efflux RND transporter periplasmic adaptor subunit produces the protein MFHKKEEKTENAGYSEGKKKRKKLPGWVILPVLGVIAAVFFAVSRLTAGEGVVKLSVVSVERGDIRQTYHASGTVESERSKVFYSPVNAPVKTCRAKVGTAVKKGDLLVSFDVTDLEKDNRQSELGVLQARYTSEDAREQSSRAAKAAAEGKAQSVEAKKQVQEQIQDKKKEIASLEKQAGKETSQVSENAAKIASLRKDLEENLDAQSEQQAIKENAERQLSKLDGNKEEHEQQIQELLKKAQEATDQIASLQKASRSLENQLAVLENGGGTGAAEQLAAARKELETLEDSLAQLGMGGGGSSEAGLTSGQEKNLEVTEDLAELSRLSTGELLEKGREGIKAEFDGVISDVKVQEGSTATQGLELFTLVSNQDVKVRLEVPANDYENLIKGSKAQITIGRASYQGSVTSVDKIALANEKGNVVIHADVTVNNPDEELCIGVGAKAVLTVAEKSDILYLPGEVVNTSAEGDFVYVIRGGQVEKQPVELGIASDSQVEIQSGLKEGDQVISDVSGEVREGMKATGIYKETEGE, from the coding sequence ATGTTCCATAAGAAAGAAGAAAAAACAGAAAACGCAGGATATTCGGAGGGCAAGAAGAAAAGGAAAAAACTTCCCGGCTGGGTGATCCTGCCGGTGCTGGGAGTGATCGCGGCGGTGTTTTTTGCTGTTTCCCGGCTGACTGCGGGGGAGGGGGTCGTCAAGCTTTCCGTAGTATCTGTAGAGAGGGGAGATATCCGTCAGACCTATCACGCCTCAGGGACGGTGGAGAGTGAAAGGAGCAAAGTATTTTATTCCCCGGTGAACGCCCCGGTGAAAACATGCAGAGCTAAGGTGGGAACAGCAGTGAAAAAAGGCGATCTTCTGGTGTCCTTTGATGTTACGGATCTGGAAAAGGATAACCGGCAGTCAGAGCTGGGCGTACTTCAGGCCAGATACACCAGCGAGGACGCCAGGGAGCAGAGCAGCAGGGCGGCGAAAGCTGCCGCAGAGGGGAAAGCCCAGAGTGTGGAGGCGAAAAAGCAGGTCCAGGAGCAGATCCAGGACAAAAAGAAAGAGATCGCCAGTCTGGAGAAGCAGGCCGGGAAAGAGACCAGCCAGGTTTCCGAGAATGCGGCCAAGATCGCCAGTCTCCGGAAGGATTTGGAGGAGAATCTGGACGCGCAGTCTGAACAACAGGCGATCAAGGAAAATGCGGAGCGGCAGTTGTCGAAACTGGACGGAAACAAGGAGGAACATGAGCAGCAGATCCAGGAGCTTCTGAAAAAAGCCCAGGAGGCCACTGACCAGATTGCCAGCCTGCAGAAAGCATCACGCTCGCTGGAAAACCAGTTGGCTGTTCTGGAAAATGGGGGAGGCACAGGAGCGGCAGAGCAGCTTGCGGCGGCCCGCAAAGAACTGGAGACGCTTGAGGATAGTCTGGCGCAGCTGGGGATGGGAGGTGGCGGCTCTTCCGAGGCTGGCCTTACCAGCGGCCAGGAGAAGAATCTGGAGGTCACCGAGGATCTGGCGGAGCTTTCCCGGCTGAGTACCGGGGAGCTTCTGGAAAAAGGCCGGGAAGGCATTAAGGCAGAGTTCGACGGGGTCATCTCGGATGTAAAGGTGCAGGAAGGGAGTACGGCTACTCAGGGGCTGGAGCTTTTCACGCTGGTGAGCAATCAGGATGTGAAGGTACGGCTGGAAGTACCAGCCAATGATTACGAAAATCTTATTAAAGGGAGCAAGGCGCAGATCACGATCGGCAGAGCTTCCTATCAGGGAAGTGTCACTTCTGTGGACAAGATCGCGCTGGCCAATGAGAAGGGGAACGTTGTCATTCACGCGGATGTGACGGTCAACAACCCGGATGAGGAACTGTGCATCGGCGTAGGCGCCAAAGCGGTGCTGACCGTGGCGGAGAAGTCAGATATCCTGTATCTTCCGGGAGAAGTAGTCAACACTTCAGCAGAAGGAGATTTTGTCTATGTGATCCGGGGCGGCCAGGTGGAGAAGCAGCCTGTGGAACTTGGGATTGCCTCTGACAGCCAGGTAGAGATCCAAAGCGGTCTGAAAGAGGGTGACCAGGTAATCTCGGACGTCTCCGGGGAAGTCCGGGAGGGGATGAAAGCTACCGGAATCTACAAGGAAACAGAAGGAGAGTAA
- a CDS encoding ABC transporter permease: MGQLGEYIRMALYNIRENKGRSFLTMLGIIIGISSVITIVAIGSGLKEDVMSSAQTKSVTVMADPEKSANTQLITWEDLKALKDQLGDKVTGVTNIAQAVGTAQTRKGSFDAYLTLTTPDEEQDPLQYPIIRGTYFNENDVENRSAVCILDKASALYLFGTEDIIGMDLDLQVEDSLLTLQVKGVRDQDPEMMAANEEAMAMFGMEMPVLLEVPYTLAESWGGQAGNFSSLTLYLAEGADENQTAKAAVQILDSRHMNEGEDLFGKQQAMEDMVQAMGSIMDGVTAFVAFVAGISLLVGGIGVMNIMLVSVTERTREIGIRKALGARTSSVVFQFLCESAIISGIGGIIGILLGAGLAGGISALEIGGLSARLSPGTVILATCFSCGVGVLFGIYPARKAAGMSPIEALRQL; the protein is encoded by the coding sequence ATGGGACAATTAGGGGAATATATAAGGATGGCCCTCTACAATATCCGGGAAAATAAAGGGCGCTCCTTCCTGACTATGCTAGGTATTATCATTGGGATATCCTCAGTGATCACCATTGTCGCCATTGGCAGCGGTCTGAAAGAAGACGTTATGTCCAGCGCACAGACCAAAAGTGTTACGGTGATGGCTGATCCGGAGAAAAGCGCCAATACCCAACTGATCACCTGGGAGGATCTAAAGGCACTGAAAGACCAGCTTGGAGACAAGGTGACGGGAGTGACAAATATTGCGCAGGCTGTCGGAACTGCCCAGACCAGAAAGGGCAGCTTTGATGCGTACCTGACGCTGACTACGCCGGATGAGGAGCAGGATCCTCTGCAATATCCTATCATCCGGGGAACGTATTTTAATGAGAACGATGTAGAGAACCGGTCCGCAGTCTGTATACTGGATAAAGCCAGCGCTCTCTATCTCTTCGGGACAGAGGATATTATCGGCATGGATCTGGACCTACAGGTGGAAGACAGCCTTCTGACACTCCAGGTGAAAGGAGTCCGGGATCAGGACCCGGAGATGATGGCGGCCAATGAAGAAGCTATGGCCATGTTTGGGATGGAGATGCCAGTCCTTCTGGAGGTGCCTTATACACTGGCGGAAAGCTGGGGTGGGCAGGCGGGGAATTTCTCTTCTCTGACTCTGTATCTGGCAGAGGGAGCAGATGAAAACCAGACTGCCAAAGCGGCGGTTCAGATTTTGGATTCCCGGCACATGAATGAGGGAGAGGATCTGTTTGGCAAGCAGCAGGCCATGGAAGACATGGTGCAGGCTATGGGGAGCATTATGGATGGCGTTACAGCCTTTGTGGCCTTTGTAGCAGGGATTTCTCTTCTGGTAGGCGGTATCGGCGTTATGAATATCATGCTGGTGTCGGTGACAGAGCGAACCAGGGAGATCGGTATCCGCAAAGCGTTAGGAGCGCGGACATCCTCGGTGGTCTTTCAATTTCTTTGTGAATCCGCTATCATATCCGGGATTGGCGGGATTATCGGAATTCTATTGGGAGCGGGGCTCGCCGGAGGGATCTCGGCCCTGGAGATCGGAGGGCTGTCCGCCAGGCTGTCGCCAGGGACGGTGATCCTGGCCACTTGTTTTTCCTGCGGCGTAGGAGTCCTGTTTGGCATCTATCCGGCCCGGAAAGCAGCCGGGATGAGTCCCATTGAAGCGCTGCGGCAACTGTGA
- a CDS encoding NAD(P)-binding protein: MSRLEIDSPKRAKIVMEGLYKDLERRIESSPPGLCPVDMARAFLELCHAQTCGKCVPCRIGLGQLNRLIKDVLDGKATMETLDVMEETALSVMETADCAIGYEAANMVYKGLVGYRDDYIEHIQNGRCTCSYNQPVACVSLCPAHVDIPGYVALVGEGRYADAIRLIRKDNPFPTTCGFICEHPCEARCRRNMVDDSVNIRGLKRMAADYAGEVDPPACAPSTGKKVAVLGGGPGGLSAAYYLQLMGHQATVYEMLPKLGGMLRYGIPNYRLPKDRLDEDINAILKTGVEVKHGLKIGVDVTIQELREQYDAVLITIGASTDKKLGLEGEDADGVYSAVQFLRNVGKEQILDLTGKQVAVIGGGNVSMDAVRTAKRLGASKVSIVYRRRVADMTALPGEIEGAVAEGIELQTLKAPAALDVDENHHIKGIYVTPQMVSAIKDGRASIKPTGEEDIYIPCDVLIVAIGQNIETRHFEEAGIPVSRGKIVTESSGTFENMPGVFAGGDCASGPASVIKAIAAAKVVAANIDEYLGYHHVISCDVEIPEPRLDDRMPCGRVNLTEREACERVKDFEGVENCMTEAEAKQEAARCLRCDHFGYGIFKGGREKLW; the protein is encoded by the coding sequence ATGAGCAGGTTGGAGATTGATTCCCCGAAGCGGGCAAAGATCGTCATGGAGGGCCTGTACAAGGATCTGGAGCGCAGGATCGAATCCAGTCCTCCGGGCTTATGTCCAGTTGACATGGCGCGGGCGTTCCTGGAGTTATGTCATGCCCAGACTTGCGGGAAATGTGTACCCTGCCGGATCGGCCTTGGACAGCTGAATCGTCTGATCAAGGACGTGCTGGACGGCAAAGCAACAATGGAAACTTTGGATGTTATGGAGGAGACAGCCCTGTCTGTTATGGAAACAGCGGACTGTGCCATCGGATATGAGGCGGCCAATATGGTCTATAAGGGACTGGTAGGCTACCGGGATGATTATATTGAGCATATTCAGAACGGACGCTGTACCTGCAGCTACAACCAGCCCGTGGCATGTGTGTCCTTATGTCCGGCTCATGTGGATATCCCGGGGTATGTTGCCCTGGTCGGAGAGGGACGCTATGCGGACGCTATCCGTCTGATCCGCAAGGACAATCCGTTCCCCACCACATGTGGTTTTATCTGTGAGCATCCCTGTGAGGCGAGATGCCGGAGAAATATGGTGGATGACTCTGTAAATATCCGCGGGCTGAAGCGGATGGCGGCAGATTACGCAGGCGAGGTAGACCCGCCGGCATGCGCCCCGTCCACCGGCAAGAAAGTGGCAGTGCTTGGCGGAGGCCCGGGAGGGCTTAGCGCGGCTTACTATCTGCAGCTGATGGGACATCAGGCGACGGTCTATGAGATGCTGCCCAAGCTGGGCGGTATGCTCCGGTACGGGATTCCCAATTATCGTCTGCCCAAAGACAGGCTGGATGAGGACATTAACGCGATCCTGAAGACCGGTGTGGAAGTGAAGCATGGCCTGAAGATCGGCGTGGATGTTACCATTCAGGAGCTGAGAGAGCAGTATGACGCAGTCCTTATCACCATCGGCGCCAGCACAGACAAGAAGCTGGGGCTGGAAGGCGAGGACGCGGACGGCGTATACTCAGCGGTTCAGTTCCTGCGTAATGTTGGAAAGGAACAGATCCTGGATCTGACCGGCAAGCAGGTGGCAGTCATCGGCGGCGGAAATGTTTCTATGGATGCGGTCCGCACGGCGAAGCGGCTGGGCGCTTCCAAGGTAAGCATTGTATATCGCCGGAGAGTGGCGGATATGACAGCGCTGCCAGGAGAGATCGAAGGCGCAGTGGCAGAGGGCATTGAACTGCAGACGCTGAAAGCGCCGGCAGCCCTTGACGTAGATGAGAATCATCACATCAAAGGAATCTATGTGACGCCTCAGATGGTCAGCGCCATCAAGGACGGAAGAGCCAGTATCAAGCCCACCGGCGAGGAGGATATCTATATCCCCTGTGATGTGTTGATCGTGGCTATCGGCCAGAATATCGAGACCCGTCACTTTGAGGAGGCAGGTATTCCGGTTTCCCGAGGCAAGATTGTTACTGAGAGCAGCGGAACCTTTGAAAATATGCCAGGTGTCTTCGCAGGCGGCGACTGCGCCAGCGGTCCGGCTTCTGTGATCAAGGCTATTGCGGCGGCCAAGGTAGTGGCGGCGAATATCGACGAGTATCTGGGATACCACCATGTGATCTCCTGTGATGTGGAGATCCCGGAACCACGCCTGGACGACCGCATGCCTTGCGGAAGAGTAAACCTCACCGAGCGGGAGGCCTGCGAGAGAGTGAAAGATTTCGAAGGCGTAGAGAACTGTATGACCGAGGCGGAGGCGAAGCAGGAGGCAGCCCGGTGTCTTCGCTGCGATCATTTCGGCTATGGAATATTTAAGGGAGGCAGAGAGAAATTATGGTAA
- a CDS encoding [FeFe] hydrogenase, group A has protein sequence MVNLTIDGKPISVEENTTIMEAAAQLGIMIPKLCYLKGLNEIAACRVCVVELEGKEKLISSCNNVAEEGMVIYTNSPKVRRHRRTTVELLLSQHNGQCVTCSRSGNCALQEIANDLNILEIPYEKQIEDRPWNKDFPLIKDYSKCIKCMRCVQVCDKVQGLNIWDVEGTGSMSTINVSGHKKIEEADCSLCGQCITHCPVGALSARDDTEKVWRAIEDKDKIVVAQVAPAVRAAWGEGLGLAPEDATIGKILDAMKKMGMDYVFDTVFSADLTIMEEANEFLKRFTAGELKEFPMFTSCCPGWIRFAKTQFPHFLKQISTAKSPQQMFGAVMKTYFAQKLGVEPEKIYTVSVMPCVAKKGEREMELFYEEYAGHDIDAVITTRELVKMIRAAHINPATLEDIESDRPMQQGTGAGVIFGATGGVMEAALRTAYYLLKSENPPVDAFRQVRSTGFQANHGVQEAEFQVDDITVRTAVVSGLGNTRALLEKIERGEVHYDFVEVMACPGGCVGGGGQPIHDGEERAFERGGELYALDEQYKVRFSHENRDVQQMYAEFFEKPMSHRAHMLLHTEHKRPS, from the coding sequence ATGGTAAATCTTACAATAGACGGAAAACCGATTTCCGTAGAGGAAAATACCACGATCATGGAGGCTGCCGCCCAGCTTGGGATCATGATCCCCAAACTGTGTTATCTGAAGGGGCTCAATGAGATCGCGGCCTGCCGGGTATGTGTGGTAGAGCTGGAAGGAAAAGAGAAACTGATATCATCCTGTAACAATGTGGCTGAGGAAGGGATGGTCATCTACACCAACAGCCCGAAAGTGCGCCGCCACAGACGGACAACGGTAGAGCTTCTGCTCTCTCAGCACAACGGGCAGTGTGTGACCTGTTCCCGGAGCGGAAACTGCGCGCTGCAGGAGATCGCCAATGACCTGAACATCCTGGAGATCCCTTACGAGAAGCAGATCGAGGACCGTCCCTGGAACAAGGACTTTCCGCTGATCAAAGATTATTCCAAATGTATCAAGTGTATGCGCTGCGTACAGGTCTGTGACAAGGTGCAGGGCCTGAATATCTGGGATGTAGAAGGAACAGGCTCCATGAGCACCATCAATGTGTCCGGTCATAAGAAGATCGAGGAGGCGGACTGCTCTCTCTGCGGCCAGTGTATCACCCATTGTCCGGTAGGGGCTTTAAGCGCAAGGGACGATACAGAGAAGGTATGGAGAGCCATTGAGGATAAAGACAAGATCGTTGTTGCGCAAGTGGCGCCTGCGGTGCGGGCTGCCTGGGGTGAGGGCCTTGGTCTTGCGCCGGAGGATGCAACCATCGGCAAGATCCTTGACGCTATGAAGAAGATGGGAATGGACTATGTATTTGACACCGTATTTTCCGCGGACCTTACCATTATGGAGGAGGCCAATGAATTCCTGAAGCGGTTTACAGCCGGAGAACTGAAGGAATTCCCCATGTTTACCTCCTGCTGTCCGGGGTGGATCCGGTTTGCCAAGACCCAGTTCCCACATTTCCTGAAACAGATCTCTACGGCCAAATCGCCGCAGCAGATGTTCGGGGCTGTGATGAAGACCTATTTTGCCCAGAAGCTGGGGGTGGAGCCGGAGAAGATCTATACGGTATCCGTGATGCCCTGCGTAGCCAAGAAGGGCGAGCGTGAGATGGAACTGTTCTACGAGGAATATGCGGGGCACGACATTGACGCCGTGATCACCACCAGAGAACTAGTGAAAATGATCCGGGCAGCCCATATCAATCCCGCCACACTGGAGGATATCGAGAGCGACCGGCCCATGCAGCAGGGTACCGGAGCCGGCGTTATCTTTGGAGCTACCGGCGGCGTAATGGAGGCGGCCCTTCGTACTGCTTATTATCTGCTTAAGAGTGAGAATCCGCCGGTGGATGCATTCCGCCAGGTAAGAAGCACAGGCTTCCAGGCGAACCACGGTGTTCAGGAGGCGGAGTTCCAGGTTGATGATATCACGGTAAGGACAGCGGTAGTCAGCGGACTTGGCAATACAAGGGCGTTGCTGGAGAAGATCGAGCGGGGCGAGGTTCACTATGACTTTGTAGAAGTGATGGCCTGTCCGGGTGGATGTGTAGGCGGCGGCGGCCAGCCGATCCACGACGGAGAGGAGAGAGCCTTTGAGCGAGGCGGAGAGCTGTACGCGCTGGATGAACAGTACAAGGTGCGTTTCTCCCACGAGAACCGGGACGTACAGCAGATGTACGCGGAGTTCTTCGAGAAGCCGATGTCTCACAGAGCCCATATGCTCTTACATACGGAGCACAAGCGCCCCTCTTAG
- a CDS encoding cell wall hydrolase — protein sequence MSMKKKQILRTALALLCTVTLASSGISVYAAPSTEELEQKTSSLQGELDNLNNELASLSKELEETSAEIETLSADVEKAKLDLAAAKLNEESHYESMKDRIKFMYEGGSASLLEILFSSEDMGDFLNKAEYVSTISDYDRDMLKEFQQVRLDVEAKQKNLEDKQKELKTLQDNLSSQQEAINSKISSTSGQLADYQAQLERAKAAEEAAKIAQNNEVSGSTSSGSSGGGAVNSGSSVPANTSDVALLAAILFCEAGTNYDGMLAVGTVIMNRVSSSRFPNSLRGVIYQAGQFSPASNGRLESALQNGVPNICYQAAKAILGGTRHSAVINCLYFNAAWTGKPGVNVGGNVFW from the coding sequence ATGAGTATGAAAAAGAAACAGATCTTACGGACTGCGCTTGCGCTTCTTTGTACCGTAACACTTGCTTCTTCCGGAATCTCTGTATATGCTGCACCTTCTACTGAGGAGCTGGAGCAGAAAACTTCCAGCCTTCAGGGAGAACTGGATAATCTGAACAATGAGCTTGCTTCACTGAGCAAGGAACTGGAAGAAACATCCGCTGAAATCGAAACACTTTCTGCCGATGTAGAAAAAGCAAAACTGGATTTGGCTGCCGCAAAGTTAAATGAAGAATCTCATTATGAATCCATGAAAGACCGGATTAAATTTATGTACGAAGGAGGAAGCGCTTCTCTTCTGGAGATCCTCTTCTCTTCTGAAGACATGGGAGATTTTCTGAACAAGGCAGAATATGTAAGCACTATCAGTGATTATGACCGCGATATGCTGAAAGAATTTCAGCAGGTTCGACTTGATGTTGAAGCGAAACAAAAAAATCTGGAAGACAAACAGAAAGAATTAAAAACTTTACAAGATAATCTGTCCAGCCAGCAGGAAGCGATCAACAGCAAGATCTCATCCACTTCCGGACAGCTTGCAGATTATCAGGCACAGCTGGAGCGGGCAAAGGCTGCGGAAGAAGCCGCTAAAATCGCTCAGAATAACGAAGTATCCGGTTCCACTTCCAGTGGAAGTTCTGGAGGCGGCGCTGTAAATTCCGGATCTTCAGTTCCAGCCAACACCTCGGATGTAGCGCTTCTGGCCGCGATCCTCTTCTGTGAGGCCGGGACAAACTATGACGGTATGCTGGCAGTGGGAACTGTGATCATGAACCGGGTCAGCAGTTCTCGGTTCCCCAATTCACTGCGCGGCGTTATCTATCAGGCAGGACAGTTCTCACCTGCTTCCAATGGACGGTTGGAAAGCGCCCTGCAAAACGGCGTCCCCAACATCTGCTACCAGGCAGCGAAAGCCATACTTGGCGGCACCCGGCATTCTGCGGTGATCAACTGCTTGTATTTTAATGCTGCATGGACTGGAAAACCGGGAGTAAATGTAGGCGGAAATGTTTTCTGGTAA
- a CDS encoding DUF1444 family protein — protein MKKYEEEHYQFENIKEHIYPWIRKELKDKHALNGKNLSEKDTPVVAFMGDLKIIFAIRRGEDSYEILKDQMLAPGTDIEALYHTACENLARDVEFVIGNTWYGAFGIIADGFHEASSLCFKHIWQVCVDKLKDDLVIMVPSKDTVLFAPAGQKEVVEKMIEHGKGAYDMDSEGISTSLMLFSQARKELTPYEA, from the coding sequence ATGAAGAAGTACGAGGAAGAACATTATCAGTTTGAAAATATTAAAGAGCACATTTACCCCTGGATCAGAAAAGAACTGAAGGACAAGCATGCACTGAACGGGAAAAATCTGTCGGAGAAAGATACGCCGGTGGTGGCTTTTATGGGGGATCTGAAGATCATCTTCGCCATTCGCCGGGGGGAGGACAGCTATGAGATCCTGAAGGATCAGATGCTGGCGCCGGGAACGGATATCGAGGCGCTCTATCATACGGCCTGTGAGAATCTGGCCCGGGATGTGGAATTTGTCATCGGCAACACCTGGTACGGAGCATTCGGGATCATCGCGGACGGATTTCATGAAGCAAGTTCTCTTTGTTTTAAACATATCTGGCAGGTGTGTGTGGATAAGCTGAAGGACGACCTGGTGATCATGGTGCCTTCCAAGGATACAGTTCTTTTTGCCCCGGCAGGACAGAAAGAGGTGGTGGAGAAGATGATCGAGCACGGGAAAGGAGCTTACGATATGGATAGCGAGGGGATCAGCACGTCGCTTATGCTGTTCTCTCAGGCGAGAAAGGAACTGACGCCTTATGAAGCGTAA
- a CDS encoding Cof-type HAD-IIB family hydrolase yields the protein MKRKVRMIAFDLDGTLLTTDKRLTDETRRTLEQAAEKGILLVPATGRPLTGMPAEVLGIPGVRYAVTANGARVVSTENGKILREKLISVEKARKVLDIYGEYDTLREIYYDGQGYMEAWQMEELDHYVPDPNMAKYIRNTRKCVPDLMKKFRQENRAMDKVQAVFACAGEKEQAFHRIREMEGVEATGALSYNIEVNAGGINKGEALLWLAGELGIDREEILAFGDGANDADMIRMAGIGAAMEVSVPEVRAAADILAGSNDEDGVARAIQRYIDLG from the coding sequence ATGAAGCGTAAGGTGAGGATGATCGCATTTGACCTGGACGGGACGCTTCTGACCACGGATAAGCGGCTGACGGACGAGACAAGGAGGACCCTGGAGCAGGCGGCAGAAAAAGGGATCCTGCTGGTGCCGGCCACAGGGCGGCCGCTGACGGGAATGCCGGCGGAGGTGCTGGGGATTCCCGGGGTCAGATACGCGGTTACTGCCAATGGAGCCAGAGTTGTATCTACAGAGAACGGGAAGATCCTGCGGGAGAAGCTGATCTCCGTGGAAAAAGCCAGAAAAGTCTTGGATATTTACGGGGAATATGATACACTACGAGAGATCTATTATGACGGGCAGGGATATATGGAAGCCTGGCAGATGGAAGAATTGGATCATTATGTGCCGGATCCCAATATGGCGAAATATATACGGAATACCCGTAAGTGTGTTCCTGACCTGATGAAGAAGTTCCGTCAGGAGAACCGGGCCATGGACAAGGTTCAGGCTGTTTTTGCCTGTGCCGGGGAGAAGGAGCAGGCATTTCACAGGATCCGGGAGATGGAAGGCGTGGAGGCCACCGGAGCCCTTTCCTATAATATAGAAGTAAACGCAGGCGGGATCAATAAAGGGGAAGCCCTGTTGTGGCTGGCCGGTGAGCTTGGGATCGACCGGGAAGAGATCCTGGCATTTGGCGACGGAGCCAATGACGCGGATATGATCCGGATGGCGGGGATCGGCGCGGCTATGGAAGTAAGCGTGCCGGAAGTCCGGGCGGCTGCGGATATCCTGGCCGGATCCAACGATGAGGACGGCGTGGCACGCGCGATCCAAAGATATATTGATCTGGGATAA